One Sporichthya brevicatena DNA window includes the following coding sequences:
- a CDS encoding methyltransferase domain-containing protein — MSNAMGFDAATSRRIEAAYTSSELIAQRRATLDLLALRPGEVVLDVGSGPGFLAAEMAAAVGPTGRVLAVDPSDTMRALARSRELPPNSGAVEHLAGDATALPTPDASVDVVVSTQVLEYVADVPAALAEARRVLRPGGRVHVLDTDWDSLVWRSADPERARRILTAWDAHLVDPYLPRRLPQLLRAAGFAEPEVRVLPLVRAGWDENSFAAGLLGLVEAFVPGRDGLTTEDVAAWTAEVRGLGPDAFFSLNRYLFLATRRD; from the coding sequence ATGAGCAACGCGATGGGCTTCGACGCGGCCACCTCCCGGCGGATCGAGGCCGCCTACACGAGTTCCGAGCTGATCGCCCAGCGCCGGGCGACCCTCGACCTGCTGGCGCTGCGGCCCGGCGAGGTCGTGCTGGACGTCGGGTCGGGCCCGGGGTTCCTCGCCGCCGAGATGGCCGCGGCCGTCGGGCCGACCGGGCGCGTCCTCGCCGTGGACCCGAGCGACACGATGCGGGCGCTCGCGCGCAGCCGCGAGTTGCCGCCGAACTCCGGCGCCGTCGAGCACCTCGCCGGGGACGCGACCGCGCTACCCACGCCCGACGCGTCGGTCGATGTCGTGGTCTCGACGCAGGTCCTGGAGTACGTCGCCGACGTCCCGGCCGCGCTCGCCGAGGCGCGCCGCGTGCTGCGCCCGGGTGGACGGGTGCACGTCCTCGACACCGACTGGGACTCCCTCGTCTGGCGCAGCGCCGACCCGGAGCGAGCGCGCCGGATCCTCACCGCGTGGGACGCCCACCTCGTCGACCCGTACCTGCCGCGCCGGCTCCCGCAGCTGCTGCGCGCGGCCGGGTTCGCCGAGCCGGAGGTGCGCGTCCTCCCCCTGGTTCGCGCCGGGTGGGACGAGAACTCGTTCGCCGCAGGCCTGCTCGGGCTGGTCGAGGCGTTCGTCCCGGGCCGGGACGGCCTGACCACGGAGGACGTGGCCGCCTGGACCGCGGAGGTGCGCGGACTCGGCCCGGACGCCTTCTTCAGTCTCAACCGCTACCTGTTCCTCGCCACCCGGCGGGATTGA
- a CDS encoding SpoIIE family protein phosphatase — protein MQLVLAAQPDAVPKARRFAAEVTRDLPDFQDGVELVVTELVTNAVLHAAGPVVLQLRTDGEAVRVEVTDGGGSFALTPRDLPMGMTGRGLGLVAAYASAWGIAPVDGGKTVWVELRPDPHDVAPIAIDDGAFDWPDDELESPIEVRIPGVRADLVLAVRAHTDGLVRDLQLALAAGSFEPSTVEIVQRLLDDLTLVVAEYRDETARQAANADGSFTLVLHATPDSIAKAHRHLEALDEADRFARSAQLLSPPAPAVLRVFRRWLGESVIHAVRAQIEPEPMPVQLSFEAALAKEVSRLASLSEAAERLSALQRVTGALAHAHSLSDIARTVTMEAAAELHALSARAYLLRGDRLQVLAVGGDVPGWVPDFDEIPLDSHLPAAEVVRTGRPLVLRGHAQLTDRFPALAAVYEDERAVHLAPLIVDSRCIGVLGLTFPLLGVDDATQNDFVATLADTLAQALDRALVIERLAETNAALNAANDRLTFLADASAALSGSLDYQETVDAIVNYMVPRLADWCFIQLLNEDGQLHTVALSHVDPDRVAWAHEVGRRYPTRMDAAFGAANVVRTGRSELYAELPTELIESAVEDDEHREIIREFALSSALVVPLAADDEVLGALTLTFAESGRRYAPADVAFAEDVARRAALALRSAVTYRAQTGRLAEVQRVADAAQRAILAPPPARLGPLALAARYVAAAAEAQVGGDFYEVVSGGTGARLLIGDVRGKGLAAVRTATLVLGEFRAARRDDSLPEVAARLDRRMRPYLEDEDFVTALIADIHDDGRVELVSCGHPPPLVLTSGQIVELTVSADLPLGLGAEPEVTHSQLGSGDRLLLYTDGAIEARDARRRFIELASVLQPGLDQDPAGLLETVVSGLHRRVGQERLNDDLALLVAEYRGTGPA, from the coding sequence GTTCCGAAGGCCCGACGCTTCGCGGCGGAGGTCACGCGCGACCTGCCGGACTTCCAGGACGGCGTCGAGCTCGTCGTCACCGAACTCGTCACCAACGCGGTGCTGCACGCGGCCGGGCCGGTGGTGCTCCAGCTCCGGACGGACGGGGAGGCGGTCCGCGTCGAGGTCACCGACGGCGGCGGGTCGTTCGCGCTGACGCCGCGGGACCTGCCGATGGGCATGACCGGCCGCGGGCTCGGTCTCGTCGCCGCCTACGCCTCCGCCTGGGGCATCGCGCCCGTCGACGGCGGCAAGACGGTCTGGGTCGAACTGCGGCCGGACCCCCACGACGTGGCCCCGATCGCGATCGACGACGGCGCGTTCGACTGGCCCGACGACGAGCTCGAGTCGCCCATCGAGGTGCGGATCCCCGGGGTCCGCGCCGATCTCGTGCTCGCGGTGCGGGCGCACACCGACGGGCTCGTGCGCGACCTGCAGCTCGCGCTGGCCGCCGGGTCGTTCGAACCGTCGACGGTCGAGATCGTCCAGCGGCTCCTCGACGACCTGACGCTGGTGGTGGCGGAGTACCGCGACGAGACGGCGCGCCAGGCCGCGAACGCCGACGGCTCCTTCACCCTCGTCCTGCACGCGACGCCCGACTCCATCGCGAAGGCGCACCGTCACCTCGAGGCCCTCGACGAGGCCGACCGGTTCGCGCGTTCCGCCCAGTTGCTCAGTCCTCCGGCCCCGGCGGTGCTGCGGGTCTTCCGCCGTTGGCTGGGGGAGTCGGTGATCCACGCCGTCCGAGCGCAGATCGAGCCGGAGCCGATGCCGGTACAGCTCTCCTTCGAGGCGGCGCTGGCGAAGGAGGTCTCCCGTCTGGCGAGCCTCTCCGAGGCCGCCGAACGGCTCTCGGCCCTGCAACGCGTGACCGGTGCGCTCGCCCACGCCCACAGCCTCTCCGACATCGCGCGGACCGTGACGATGGAGGCCGCGGCGGAACTGCACGCGCTCTCTGCCCGCGCGTACCTGCTGCGCGGGGACCGGCTTCAGGTGCTGGCCGTCGGGGGAGACGTGCCCGGCTGGGTGCCGGACTTCGACGAGATCCCGCTCGACTCCCACCTGCCCGCCGCGGAGGTCGTGCGCACCGGCCGACCGCTGGTTCTACGCGGACACGCACAACTGACGGACCGTTTCCCGGCGCTGGCCGCTGTCTACGAGGACGAGCGCGCCGTCCACCTCGCGCCGCTGATCGTCGACTCCCGTTGCATCGGCGTCCTCGGACTCACCTTTCCGCTGCTCGGCGTCGACGACGCCACGCAGAACGACTTCGTCGCCACGCTCGCCGACACCTTGGCGCAGGCCCTGGACCGTGCGCTCGTCATCGAACGCCTCGCCGAGACGAACGCCGCCCTCAACGCCGCGAACGACCGGCTGACCTTCCTGGCCGACGCGTCGGCGGCGCTGTCCGGCAGCCTGGACTACCAGGAGACCGTCGACGCGATCGTCAACTACATGGTCCCCCGGCTCGCGGACTGGTGCTTCATCCAGCTGCTCAATGAGGACGGCCAGCTCCACACGGTGGCGCTCTCCCACGTCGACCCTGACCGCGTCGCCTGGGCGCACGAGGTCGGGCGTCGGTACCCGACGCGCATGGACGCGGCGTTCGGTGCCGCGAACGTCGTCCGCACCGGTCGTTCGGAGCTGTACGCGGAACTGCCCACCGAGCTCATCGAGTCGGCGGTCGAGGACGACGAGCACCGCGAGATCATCCGCGAGTTCGCGCTCTCCAGTGCTCTCGTCGTGCCGCTGGCCGCCGACGACGAGGTCCTCGGGGCGCTCACCCTGACGTTCGCGGAGTCGGGCCGCCGGTACGCCCCCGCCGACGTCGCGTTCGCCGAGGACGTGGCCCGGCGCGCGGCGCTCGCGTTGCGGTCCGCGGTGACGTACCGCGCCCAGACCGGGCGGCTCGCCGAGGTCCAACGGGTCGCCGACGCGGCGCAACGCGCGATCCTCGCGCCGCCGCCCGCGCGGCTCGGGCCCCTCGCCCTCGCCGCCCGGTACGTGGCCGCCGCCGCGGAGGCCCAGGTCGGCGGCGACTTCTACGAGGTCGTCTCCGGCGGCACCGGCGCGCGGCTGCTGATCGGCGACGTCCGGGGCAAGGGCCTGGCTGCGGTGCGAACGGCGACGCTGGTGCTCGGCGAGTTCCGCGCCGCCCGCCGCGACGACAGCTTGCCTGAGGTGGCGGCGCGGCTCGACCGGCGGATGCGGCCGTACCTGGAGGACGAGGACTTCGTCACCGCTCTGATCGCCGACATCCACGACGACGGCCGCGTCGAGCTCGTGTCGTGCGGTCATCCGCCGCCCTTGGTGCTGACGTCGGGTCAGATCGTCGAACTGACCGTGTCCGCCGACCTGCCACTGGGCCTCGGCGCCGAGCCGGAGGTCACGCACTCCCAGTTGGGGTCCGGCGATCGTCTCCTGCTCTACACCGACGGCGCGATCGAGGCCCGCGACGCCCGGCGCCGCTTCATCGAGCTCGCTTCGGTGCTGCAGCCCGGCCTGGACCAGGACCCGGCGGGTCTGCTCGAGACCGTCGTCTCGGGCCTGCACCGACGCGTGGGCCAGGAGCGGCTGAACGACGACCTGGCCCTGCTGGTCGCCGAGTACCGGGGGACGGGCCCGGCGTAA